In Neorhodopirellula lusitana, a genomic segment contains:
- a CDS encoding DUF420 domain-containing protein: MWDFLAGNLPHLNAALNVTATVLLAMGLWNIKNGRAKKHKVLMVRAFFVSAAFLLCYLLHKFSLFQTTGEWNKKFPEDASASARITYLSILIPHIILAIAVPFLAVRAIYLAKNGRIVAHKKLVRFAFPIWMYVSVTGVLVYVMLYQLYA, encoded by the coding sequence ATGTGGGACTTCCTAGCCGGCAACCTGCCACACCTCAACGCCGCCCTCAACGTCACGGCCACCGTGCTGTTGGCGATGGGCCTTTGGAACATCAAGAACGGTCGAGCGAAGAAGCATAAGGTCCTGATGGTCCGTGCGTTCTTCGTCAGTGCGGCGTTCTTGCTGTGCTATTTGCTACACAAGTTCTCGCTGTTCCAGACCACAGGCGAGTGGAACAAGAAGTTCCCCGAGGACGCATCGGCATCGGCCCGGATCACGTACCTGTCGATCTTGATCCCGCACATCATCCTGGCGATCGCGGTCCCATTCCTGGCCGTACGAGCAATCTACTTGGCCAAGAACGGCCGGATCGTCGCCCACAAGAAGCTCGTCCGCTTCGCCTTCCCCATCTGGATGTACGTCTCCGTCACCGGAGTCCTCGTCTACGTGATGCTGTACCAGCTCTACGCGTAG
- a CDS encoding PulJ/GspJ family protein: MLMQCRRGRGFTLVEMLVAMAVTLLMMVAVARAFAFVGSRIRESRGNVQLSNELRDISTRINDELTRCTVRLTPNLGEPDQAGYLLYAEGPVTDATSSLFRSVLNPDGSVEVPDSRYGDFDDYLAFTAIAPEGSWFSGKVPRFVLDRKSAEVTGTAYNATNYPGNQWEPVVIRSRYAEIVYFASPEYYNVLPDDANYLNYVDVDGDTDLGSGSAIENGFPDRMKIHRRVLLIRPDLNLTSGQLPIENRTVGSDTVRFMQADTWPNATTATVVSTAPVADGWAYGMAGVHQQCDLSLRRVLSANGIPTAAVAANSLADLSKPHNRFAHVRIPNSVLTGSGGVLPTSMPVLALSGPATILNTVAAATSSRLAPPLLPTTAPVVTPNALCGFLRREFVLGDNNTHLNPGTNWGSDRRGEDVITNNALSFDLKIYDPNVAHFATTTGLVVNPNDSGYRESILEALSTSTPPAHYGGFVDLCYPVLAGGSLRGWQSRSLDRSNLTAGATISGTGSYLATPFSGLTAFGNASQSYVNSLYRSGRLVTTNVNAIALFQPAFDTYTSWYENDGMRQERGSVTAEGTRWQSMTVPNADLGADGLDQPGIYSGGAAATATGEFGADDMGERETMPPFIDSPEAIQVSIRMENPTTRQMRQASVVHRD, translated from the coding sequence ATGCTTATGCAGTGCCGTCGTGGCCGTGGGTTCACGCTCGTTGAAATGCTTGTCGCAATGGCCGTCACGTTATTGATGATGGTGGCCGTCGCTCGGGCGTTTGCGTTCGTGGGGTCACGGATTCGTGAGAGTCGTGGGAACGTGCAGCTTTCCAACGAGTTGCGTGATATCTCAACCCGTATCAATGACGAACTGACGCGATGTACGGTCAGGCTGACACCCAATCTGGGCGAACCCGACCAAGCGGGTTACCTCCTATATGCAGAGGGCCCTGTTACCGACGCCACGTCTTCGCTGTTTCGAAGCGTCTTGAATCCAGATGGCTCCGTTGAAGTTCCTGATTCACGTTATGGTGACTTCGACGACTACCTGGCATTCACCGCCATTGCACCGGAAGGCAGTTGGTTTTCTGGCAAAGTCCCGCGTTTCGTCTTGGACCGGAAAAGTGCCGAAGTCACTGGGACGGCTTACAACGCAACCAACTACCCAGGAAATCAATGGGAGCCAGTCGTTATCCGCTCTCGCTACGCCGAGATCGTGTACTTTGCCAGCCCAGAGTACTACAACGTTTTGCCGGATGATGCGAACTATCTGAACTACGTGGACGTCGACGGGGACACCGACCTAGGTAGTGGTTCAGCGATTGAGAACGGTTTCCCGGACCGGATGAAGATTCATCGTCGTGTGTTGTTGATCCGCCCAGATTTGAATTTGACGAGCGGGCAGCTACCAATTGAAAACCGTACCGTTGGAAGTGACACGGTTCGCTTCATGCAAGCGGACACCTGGCCAAACGCGACAACCGCAACCGTTGTTTCGACGGCGCCGGTAGCGGACGGCTGGGCTTATGGCATGGCTGGCGTGCACCAGCAATGTGACTTGTCGCTTCGCAGGGTGCTCAGTGCCAATGGCATCCCGACCGCTGCGGTTGCTGCGAATTCGCTGGCTGATCTTTCAAAACCTCACAATCGCTTCGCTCATGTTCGCATTCCGAATTCTGTGCTGACTGGGTCAGGCGGCGTGCTGCCAACATCGATGCCGGTGTTGGCGTTGTCCGGACCTGCCACGATTCTCAACACGGTTGCAGCTGCAACTTCATCACGCTTGGCTCCTCCGTTGCTGCCGACCACAGCGCCAGTGGTGACGCCGAATGCGCTTTGTGGTTTCCTGCGACGCGAGTTTGTACTGGGTGACAACAACACACACTTGAATCCAGGAACGAACTGGGGCAGTGACCGCAGAGGCGAAGACGTGATCACGAACAATGCCCTAAGCTTTGATTTGAAAATCTACGATCCGAATGTCGCGCACTTTGCCACGACAACGGGATTGGTAGTCAATCCAAATGACTCCGGATACCGCGAGAGCATTCTTGAGGCTCTTTCGACTTCGACGCCACCCGCGCACTACGGAGGGTTTGTCGATCTTTGCTACCCGGTTCTCGCAGGTGGTTCCTTGCGTGGCTGGCAATCACGTTCCCTGGATCGCTCGAACCTTACCGCTGGGGCAACGATTTCGGGGACTGGTTCCTACCTTGCGACTCCATTCTCGGGACTAACCGCATTCGGGAATGCATCGCAGTCCTACGTCAATTCGCTATATCGATCAGGACGACTTGTCACGACCAACGTGAATGCAATTGCATTGTTTCAACCCGCATTCGACACCTACACTTCTTGGTATGAAAACGACGGGATGCGTCAAGAGCGAGGTAGCGTGACAGCCGAGGGCACCCGGTGGCAATCGATGACGGTCCCCAACGCTGACCTTGGAGCAGATGGGCTGGATCAACCGGGAATCTACTCGGGCGGTGCAGCGGCAACGGCGACTGGCGAGTTTGGTGCGGATGACATGGGCGAAAGGGAAACGATGCCTCCGTTCATCGACTCGCCCGAAGCGATTCAAGTCTCCATTCGCATGGAAAACCCAACCACCCGGCAAATGCGTCAAGCGTCAGTAGTGCATCGCGATTGA
- a CDS encoding type IV pilus modification PilV family protein, whose amino-acid sequence MINSKPQYRKSQHRNSHSQRTAVTLVEVLFSIGVIMIGLLGLLSVMPLAGQRAQDSVSFSVGAEVADSVAKEIQIRRWLNAGGLGDMNNAPKYSIAFDEATNQMSADPLDQVPTVTMPASDLIGGICIDPLYCANQAGTYTSFASYDDRVFPYYVASHDPLLDPSDTNSASWAPPMPRLRRVGVIDPSTATIPATTIPRLVALEIARELTQSANDLLVVSTKADQAESATLPGLGSGILGYGRRVPTGEYSWIATLVPTQSNQYASLSVAIIRNRVTDIDFPVSAPPTPVQPDANGVSERVAYVTYASGFSGGAGGVVHLTASGNTSAELAPNDWLMMSRVLPDGTQAHRWYRVVAIDADPEELVAYSNTELDSGGAALPTISGSPDRTERALWRRRITLDGPDWEFDFTTGQISDGTFLDNTYVTIVQNVVSVTERLIPWTDL is encoded by the coding sequence GTGATAAATAGCAAACCACAGTATCGCAAGTCGCAACATCGCAACTCACACTCCCAACGAACCGCGGTCACTTTGGTTGAGGTACTTTTCTCAATCGGTGTGATCATGATCGGGCTATTGGGATTGCTGTCGGTGATGCCACTCGCCGGACAACGCGCACAGGATTCCGTATCCTTCAGCGTTGGCGCTGAGGTGGCGGATTCCGTTGCCAAGGAGATTCAAATTCGTCGTTGGCTCAACGCGGGCGGACTCGGTGACATGAATAATGCTCCGAAATATTCCATCGCGTTCGACGAAGCAACCAACCAGATGTCGGCAGATCCTCTGGACCAGGTCCCCACGGTTACCATGCCTGCTTCGGATCTCATTGGCGGGATCTGCATCGACCCTTTGTACTGTGCAAACCAAGCTGGAACTTACACTTCGTTTGCGAGCTACGACGACCGAGTCTTCCCCTATTACGTAGCGAGCCACGATCCGTTGTTGGATCCGTCGGACACGAACTCAGCTAGCTGGGCGCCGCCAATGCCGCGACTTCGTCGGGTTGGAGTAATCGATCCATCAACAGCAACGATCCCCGCGACGACCATTCCTCGCTTGGTAGCACTCGAAATTGCCCGAGAGTTAACCCAAAGTGCGAATGACCTATTAGTTGTTTCGACGAAAGCGGACCAAGCCGAATCGGCAACCCTGCCGGGTTTGGGCTCGGGGATCTTGGGCTATGGCCGACGCGTTCCCACGGGAGAATACAGCTGGATCGCAACGCTAGTCCCAACGCAAAGCAACCAGTATGCAAGCTTGTCGGTTGCGATCATTCGGAACCGAGTCACCGACATCGACTTCCCCGTATCAGCTCCGCCGACGCCAGTTCAACCTGATGCGAACGGAGTTAGTGAACGAGTGGCCTATGTCACCTACGCATCCGGCTTTTCTGGAGGAGCGGGCGGAGTCGTTCACTTGACCGCTTCAGGCAACACGTCCGCGGAGCTTGCTCCGAATGACTGGTTGATGATGTCACGAGTATTGCCCGATGGGACGCAAGCACACCGCTGGTACCGCGTCGTTGCCATTGATGCAGATCCCGAGGAACTGGTCGCGTATAGCAATACAGAACTTGATTCTGGCGGAGCTGCTTTGCCGACAATCTCTGGCAGTCCAGACAGAACTGAACGTGCATTGTGGCGACGTCGCATCACGCTGGACGGCCCGGATTGGGAATTCGACTTTACAACAGGTCAGATCTCAGACGGCACGTTTCTTGACAATACGTACGTAACGATTGTTCAAAATGTGGTTTCCGTCACGGAGCGGCTGATTCCTTGGACGGATCTTTGA
- a CDS encoding prepilin-type N-terminal cleavage/methylation domain-containing protein — protein sequence MPSSQRLNAASRVAITRRRLPNGFTLVELLVVLTVFLIVTAVSLPTFRSLISDQKVSQSSRTIVAYLSEARSRAVAEGRYVGVRIDRLSSDAAVNFRTSAGVRLRQLVGVPPYTGEAADAKVKFIYPTAGSTTANLEFVGVDNQLLLLYTDTNSALYDSLEAPISDGDLIEFPGGRYFRLDLGTYVSATDTVTAQINLDSPLSASGTPSSTFPVFHQPINNAKMSYRIHRSPVVSTSQSIVFPRGIVIDTTYSGMGIDGNQLAAQGGALNQPIDIVFGPDGRVETVSVDAIGNRSVPTGLIFLCVGESDGVQPASPFNADQRTPANLMNLDSVWIVINPATGRSVVSPNATVSSSTMPAALREARSLAILSDTLDSNP from the coding sequence ATGCCAAGTTCGCAGCGATTGAACGCGGCGAGTCGAGTTGCGATCACACGTCGCCGTTTGCCAAACGGGTTCACGTTGGTTGAACTGCTAGTCGTACTGACCGTCTTTCTGATCGTCACCGCGGTCTCGCTACCGACCTTTCGTTCGTTGATCAGTGACCAAAAAGTCAGCCAGTCGTCTCGGACGATTGTTGCTTACTTAAGCGAAGCTCGTAGCCGTGCCGTTGCCGAAGGCCGGTATGTAGGAGTTCGCATCGATCGATTGTCCAGCGATGCCGCAGTAAACTTTCGTACTTCCGCAGGGGTTCGGTTGCGGCAGTTGGTTGGCGTTCCGCCATATACCGGTGAGGCGGCCGATGCAAAAGTGAAATTCATCTACCCAACCGCCGGTTCGACGACTGCGAACTTAGAGTTCGTCGGTGTTGATAACCAGCTGTTGCTCTTGTACACGGATACAAACTCCGCGTTGTACGACAGTTTAGAAGCTCCAATCTCGGATGGAGACCTGATCGAGTTCCCCGGTGGTCGCTATTTTCGTCTCGACCTAGGTACGTACGTCTCAGCAACGGACACCGTTACAGCACAAATCAACTTAGATTCACCTTTGTCGGCCTCGGGGACTCCTTCAAGCACGTTCCCTGTTTTCCATCAGCCGATCAACAACGCCAAGATGTCTTATCGAATCCATCGCTCCCCGGTGGTTTCGACGAGTCAGAGCATTGTCTTTCCTCGCGGTATCGTGATCGACACGACTTACTCAGGAATGGGGATCGACGGCAATCAATTGGCGGCTCAAGGTGGAGCCTTGAATCAACCAATCGATATTGTCTTTGGCCCGGATGGTCGGGTGGAAACGGTGTCTGTGGATGCGATTGGTAATCGATCGGTTCCCACAGGTTTGATCTTTTTGTGCGTGGGAGAAAGCGATGGAGTCCAGCCAGCCAGTCCTTTCAACGCGGACCAACGCACCCCCGCAAACTTGATGAATCTCGATTCCGTTTGGATCGTGATTAATCCAGCGACAGGCCGTTCCGTCGTCTCGCCCAATGCGACAGTGAGTAGCAGCACAATGCCGGCCGCCCTTCGCGAAGCAAGATCGCTGGCGATTCTTTCCGATACTTTGGATTCGAACCCGTGA